A region of Rhodohalobacter barkolensis DNA encodes the following proteins:
- the gmd gene encoding GDP-mannose 4,6-dehydratase, whose protein sequence is MTNQKNKTALITGITGQDGSYLAEFLLDKGYTVHGIKRRSSSFNTGRVDHLYTDPHFNGLPFYMHYGDMTDATNLIRLIQETQPDEIYNLAAQSHVQVSFDSPEYTADVDGLGTMRMLEAIRLLGMEKKTKFYQASTSELFGKVQEVPQSETTPFYPRSPYAVAKIYAYWIVVNYREAYNIYAVNGILFNHESPRRGETFVTRKITRAAARIAEGMQKKLFLGNMDAQRDWGHAKDYVKGMWLMMQQDKPDDFVLATGQTHTVRKMCDLAFKHAGIELAWEGEGLNEKGINKTNGDVLVEVDPQYFRPTEVELLIGDPTKAREELGWGHEYDFEALVKEMVESDLAEVQRGRTVEP, encoded by the coding sequence ATGACCAACCAAAAAAACAAAACAGCACTTATTACCGGAATCACCGGACAAGACGGATCCTATCTCGCCGAGTTTCTTTTGGATAAAGGGTACACCGTTCACGGCATTAAACGTAGATCAAGCTCATTTAATACGGGACGTGTGGATCATCTCTATACCGACCCGCATTTTAACGGGCTGCCGTTTTACATGCACTATGGCGACATGACAGATGCCACCAACCTGATTCGGCTCATACAGGAGACCCAGCCGGATGAGATCTACAACCTGGCGGCTCAAAGTCACGTTCAGGTCTCGTTTGACTCACCGGAATACACAGCTGATGTAGACGGTTTGGGTACGATGCGAATGCTCGAGGCCATCCGGTTGCTCGGGATGGAGAAGAAAACAAAATTTTATCAGGCATCGACTTCTGAACTTTTCGGTAAAGTTCAGGAAGTGCCACAGTCTGAAACCACTCCATTTTACCCAAGATCACCATATGCGGTTGCTAAAATATATGCCTATTGGATCGTAGTGAACTACCGTGAGGCCTATAATATTTATGCCGTAAATGGTATTCTGTTTAACCACGAGTCGCCTCGCAGGGGGGAAACATTTGTGACCCGGAAAATTACCCGAGCGGCAGCACGAATTGCAGAGGGGATGCAGAAAAAGTTATTTCTTGGCAATATGGACGCCCAAAGAGACTGGGGACACGCCAAGGATTATGTGAAGGGAATGTGGCTGATGATGCAGCAGGATAAGCCGGACGATTTTGTATTGGCCACCGGGCAAACTCATACCGTTCGCAAAATGTGTGATCTTGCTTTTAAACATGCCGGCATTGAGCTGGCTTGGGAAGGCGAAGGTTTGAATGAAAAAGGGATCAACAAAACTAACGGTGATGTACTGGTCGAAGTTGATCCGCAGTACTTTCGCCCGACCGAAGTGGAGCTGCTGATCGGAGACCCAACCAAGGCAAGAGAAGAGCTGGGATGGGGGCACGAATATGATTTTGAAGCATTAGTGAAGGAGATGGTTGAGTCAGATCTGGCGGAAGTGCAGAGGGGTAGAACCGTAGAACCGTAG
- a CDS encoding four helix bundle protein, which produces MDDRFYTYSFEKLEVWQAARNFKKTIYQITRSFPKEEIFGLTSQIRRSVGSITSNLAEGSGRASDKERAHFTNIAYSSGLETIDHLITAFDLKYVSDEMYVELRIKLDEILNKLNSLYKYQIGRDENLKNLDK; this is translated from the coding sequence ATGGATGATAGATTTTATACTTACAGTTTTGAAAAATTAGAGGTGTGGCAAGCGGCACGAAATTTTAAGAAGACGATTTATCAGATAACCAGAAGTTTCCCAAAAGAGGAAATATTTGGATTAACATCTCAGATAAGAAGATCCGTAGGAAGCATAACCTCGAATCTGGCTGAAGGTTCAGGCAGAGCAAGTGATAAAGAGAGGGCACACTTCACGAATATTGCCTATTCCAGCGGTTTAGAAACAATCGATCACCTGATTACCGCATTTGATTTGAAATATGTATCTGATGAGATGTACGTTGAACTACGGATAAAGCTAGACGAAATTTTAAATAAGTTAAATTCTCTCTATAAGTATCAAATAGGAAGGGATGAGAATTTGAAAAATCTCGATAAATAA
- a CDS encoding GDP-L-fucose synthase family protein produces MNIDTRIYIAGHNGMVGSAIKRKLESEGYTRLITSSSQDLDLRNQQDVRNFFDETKPEIVIDAAARVGGILANRDYPWQFLYENLEIQNNLISAAHENDIQKLIFLGSSCIYPKFADQPLKEYSLLTGSLEPTNEWYAIAKIAGVKMVEALRKQYDRDYVSLMPTNLYGPNDNFDLETSHVLPAMIRKFHDAKEAGHIPVGLWGTGSPKREFLHVDDVAAAVLFSLTHDMQYDLYNVGTGKDITIKELALTVQSIVGHNGEIEWDTSKPDGTPRKLMDVSRLKDAGWTYSIDLEDGVRSTYEWFLDNIEDIKEVKL; encoded by the coding sequence ATGAATATAGATACAAGAATATATATTGCGGGTCATAACGGGATGGTTGGTTCAGCGATCAAAAGAAAGCTTGAATCAGAGGGATATACCCGGCTCATTACAAGTTCCAGTCAAGACCTCGACCTCAGAAATCAGCAGGACGTCCGTAATTTTTTTGATGAAACCAAACCTGAAATAGTCATTGATGCGGCTGCCCGGGTTGGCGGCATATTAGCCAATCGGGATTATCCGTGGCAGTTTCTATATGAGAATTTAGAGATTCAGAATAACCTGATCTCTGCAGCTCACGAAAATGATATTCAGAAACTGATTTTTCTGGGTAGCTCCTGTATCTATCCAAAATTTGCGGATCAGCCACTGAAAGAGTACAGTCTTTTGACCGGCTCTTTAGAACCGACAAACGAGTGGTACGCGATTGCAAAAATTGCCGGAGTAAAAATGGTTGAGGCCTTGCGAAAGCAGTACGACAGAGATTACGTATCACTGATGCCAACGAATCTTTACGGACCAAATGATAATTTTGATTTAGAAACTTCTCATGTACTGCCGGCGATGATCCGAAAATTTCACGATGCGAAAGAAGCCGGGCACATACCTGTGGGACTTTGGGGGACAGGTTCGCCCAAACGAGAATTTCTGCATGTAGACGATGTTGCAGCTGCAGTACTTTTTTCACTTACTCACGATATGCAATATGATCTCTATAATGTGGGTACAGGAAAGGATATTACCATTAAAGAGCTGGCCTTAACCGTACAAAGTATTGTTGGACACAACGGAGAGATCGAGTGGGACACTTCCAAGCCGGACGGTACTCCCCGTAAACTAATGGACGTGTCACGATTGAAAGATGCCGGGTGGACTTATTCAATTGACCTGGAAGACGGAGTTCGATCAACATATGAGTGGTTCCTGGATAATATTGAGGATATAAAAGAAGTCAAGTTGTAG
- a CDS encoding GumC family protein gives MSDIIRSDREGRGPNNGSKFEFVPTTPMSNQAQENSLNPKYLVSLILKYKWLILLFVILGGTGAWFYADTVTPTYESTGTILINAGTSGDDELSKIISQTTGVGTSSTLANEVQVLRSRDFARQIARSLIEEEPGDYRDFPVLWNEDENGNISRASEEAVTGRIRRNLSIVRPERDSELLEVSFESPSPIETSHISNKAMEIYVESSTQENRRAAELTAEFLEREKRDIEQKLQESERRLQEFMDNTGIVQMDEQASGIVTRQTSIEMELQQVNLELESVNQAIQNHEQRMESLKPGLSEQFSEAVGPRIRNSQEQLARYESERTLILTKNPNVRERETTPPRLKYLDEEIERVKNEIRELSAQLFTEDEEYTGMDSEERAQMIATIQTRLTELRIQQNQLQSRSQALAQSKEEIDQDLNSLPEGMMQLARLQRDVALNEELFVNVSENYAEMSVLKQSQFGFGRIVDSALTPTIPVSPNKKILLIIGIMLGGIVSGGFIFIREFMDNSVNNLEMLKTSYLPLLAAVPVLDKVSKKSKKSFKNGSGKIPDELVLLRDRSNLASEAIRRLKNNLIYQNGDYPPKTIAITSAEKGDGKSTVVSNLAVSFAEDGYKTLLIDTDFRRPKLHSYFGHDNESGLTDYLSGRIKLVKLMKDTDINMLKLITSGGRHEAPDTVVNSKKFNDFLNQMEEVFDIIILDTPPFGIVSDSTALLKRAKSTVLVTKYRKTNRGVFQKTVEDLERINANISGIVVNGFDHKKETSGYYGSGYYKSMYESYESYV, from the coding sequence ATGTCCGATATAATACGGAGCGATAGAGAAGGGAGGGGTCCAAATAATGGAAGTAAATTTGAGTTTGTACCGACCACTCCAATGTCAAATCAGGCTCAGGAAAACAGTTTAAACCCTAAATATTTAGTTTCGCTAATTTTAAAATATAAGTGGCTGATTCTGCTATTTGTAATTCTGGGTGGTACGGGTGCATGGTTTTATGCCGATACAGTAACGCCAACCTATGAAAGTACTGGAACAATACTTATTAACGCCGGGACATCCGGTGATGATGAACTTTCTAAAATCATTTCTCAAACGACCGGTGTGGGAACAAGCTCTACATTGGCAAATGAGGTTCAAGTGTTGCGTTCCAGGGATTTTGCCCGACAAATTGCCAGGTCATTGATAGAAGAGGAGCCCGGTGATTATCGTGACTTTCCTGTGCTTTGGAATGAAGATGAAAATGGGAATATAAGCAGAGCTTCAGAAGAGGCAGTTACCGGACGAATTAGAAGGAATTTGTCGATTGTCAGGCCTGAAAGGGATTCGGAATTACTAGAGGTTAGTTTTGAGAGTCCTTCACCCATCGAAACATCTCATATTTCGAATAAAGCGATGGAAATATATGTTGAAAGCTCAACACAGGAAAATCGAAGAGCGGCTGAATTGACGGCTGAATTTTTGGAAAGAGAGAAAAGAGATATAGAGCAGAAACTTCAAGAGTCTGAGCGTAGGTTACAAGAGTTTATGGACAATACCGGAATTGTCCAGATGGATGAACAGGCGTCTGGAATTGTGACCCGACAAACATCAATTGAGATGGAGCTTCAGCAGGTGAATCTGGAGCTAGAGTCTGTAAATCAGGCGATCCAAAATCATGAACAGAGAATGGAAAGTTTGAAGCCGGGATTATCGGAGCAGTTTTCTGAAGCAGTTGGCCCTCGAATTCGGAATTCACAGGAGCAGTTGGCAAGGTATGAAAGTGAACGAACACTCATATTGACCAAAAATCCGAATGTAAGAGAACGGGAAACGACCCCGCCGAGATTAAAATACCTGGATGAGGAAATTGAAAGAGTTAAAAATGAGATAAGAGAACTATCGGCTCAGCTTTTTACCGAAGATGAAGAGTATACGGGAATGGACAGCGAAGAGAGAGCCCAGATGATTGCGACCATTCAAACTCGGTTAACGGAACTTCGCATACAGCAAAATCAACTTCAGTCAAGAAGTCAAGCTTTGGCACAAAGTAAAGAGGAGATCGATCAGGATTTGAACTCTCTCCCGGAAGGAATGATGCAGTTGGCTCGCCTTCAAAGGGATGTAGCGTTAAATGAAGAGCTTTTTGTGAATGTTTCGGAGAACTACGCGGAAATGTCTGTACTCAAACAGTCACAATTTGGTTTTGGACGCATTGTTGACTCAGCTTTAACACCAACAATCCCGGTAAGCCCGAACAAAAAAATTCTTTTAATAATAGGTATAATGCTTGGGGGCATCGTTTCTGGCGGGTTTATTTTCATACGTGAGTTTATGGACAACAGTGTGAATAATTTAGAGATGCTGAAAACATCATATCTGCCTTTACTCGCTGCAGTTCCTGTACTCGACAAGGTTTCCAAAAAAAGTAAAAAATCCTTTAAGAACGGTAGCGGAAAAATCCCGGATGAATTGGTGCTACTCAGGGATCGCTCCAATCTTGCTTCAGAAGCAATAAGAAGACTTAAAAATAATTTGATCTATCAGAATGGTGATTATCCGCCTAAAACCATTGCGATTACGAGTGCAGAGAAAGGGGACGGAAAATCTACGGTCGTATCTAACTTGGCCGTCTCGTTTGCAGAAGATGGCTATAAAACACTATTAATTGATACAGATTTCAGACGTCCTAAACTGCATTCTTACTTTGGCCATGACAATGAAAGCGGTTTAACGGATTACTTATCGGGACGTATCAAGCTTGTGAAGTTGATGAAGGATACGGATATCAATATGCTCAAATTGATTACATCCGGTGGCAGACACGAAGCTCCGGATACCGTTGTGAATAGTAAGAAATTCAATGATTTCCTGAATCAGATGGAAGAAGTATTTGATATCATTATTTTGGATACACCTCCATTTGGCATTGTAAGTGATTCTACAGCGCTGCTTAAGAGAGCTAAATCTACAGTATTGGTTACAAAATACAGAAAGACCAATCGAGGAGTGTTTCAAAAAACGGTGGAAGATCTAGAACGGATTAATGCAAACATAAGTGGAATCGTGGTGAATGGATTTGACCATAAAAAAGAGACTTCAGGATACTATGGATCGGGCTATTATAAATCCATGTATGAAAGTTACGAGTCATATGTATAA
- a CDS encoding GIY-YIG nuclease family protein yields the protein MSYYVYILYSVSVNRYYVGQMSNLEDRLKRHNQGRSKYTKPCIPWTLKYKERFESRSEVMKIEERIKSLKSRKELHGYIDLEVNELNTR from the coding sequence ATGAGTTACTACGTTTACATACTCTACAGCGTAAGTGTAAACAGATATTATGTTGGTCAAATGTCCAATCTTGAAGACCGGCTAAAGCGTCACAATCAGGGACGTAGTAAATACACTAAACCCTGTATTCCTTGGACGTTAAAGTATAAAGAGAGATTTGAGTCGCGGTCAGAGGTAATGAAAATAGAGGAGAGGATTAAATCGTTGAAGAGTCGGAAGGAGCTTCATGGGTATATTGATTTGGAAGTCAATGAATTGAACACCCGGTAA